A region from the Arachis ipaensis cultivar K30076 chromosome B01, Araip1.1, whole genome shotgun sequence genome encodes:
- the LOC107630418 gene encoding nudix hydrolase 14, chloroplastic isoform X2: MAVAIRSASVVLKKKFSPLDAHNSSIWRKKKGFICKMSTSESPNLSHSITLPNKKSEPVRILAEPGVSSSDCRNAIDSSLFKQWLHNLQSETGILADGTLALRQVLIQGVDMFGKRIGFLKFKADIYDKQTGKKVPGIVFARGPAVTVLILLESDGETYAVLTEQARVPTGRIILELPAGMLDDDKGDFVGTAVREVEEETGIKLKLEDMVDLTAFLDSSTGCRFFPSPGGCDEEISIFLYRGRVDKEIITQLHGKETGLRDHGELIKVRVVPYKKLWRTTADAKALAAVALFEMVTKEGLLPPSPT; the protein is encoded by the exons ATGGCTGTGGCTATTCGCAGTGCCTCCGTCGTATTGAAGAAGAAGTTCAGTCCGCTTGACGCTCATAATAGTAGTAtttggaggaagaagaagggttTCATCTGCAAGATGTCGACCAGCGAGTCACCGAACTTGAGTCACAGTATCACGCTCCCCAATAAAAAGTCCGAACCCGTTCGCATTCTAGCTGAACCCGGTGTCTCCTCTTCTG ATTGCAGGAATGCTATTGATTCCTCTTTATTCAAGCAATGGTTGCATAACTTGCAAAGTGAGACTGGGATTCTAGCTGATGGCACCTTGGCTCTGAGACAAGTTCTAATTCAG GGTGTAGACATGTTTGGAAAGCGCATTGGGTTTCTCAAATTTAAAGCTGACATTTATGACAAACAAACGGGGAAGAAG GTTCCAGGTATTGTATTTGCAAGAGGACCTGCTGTGACTGTGTTGATACTTCTGGAATCAGATGGTGAAACTTATGCTGTCCTTACTGAACAG gCAAGGGTTCCTACTGGAAGAATTATTTTGGAATTGCCTGCTGGAATGTTGGATGATGACAAGGGTGATTTTGTTGGCACTGCAGTTCGTGAG GTTGAAGAGGAGACTGGCATAAAGTTAAAACTTGAAGACATGGTTGATCTCACTGCTTTCTTGGATTCTTCAACAGGATGCAGATTTTTTCCCTCACCG GGAGGGTGTGATGAAGAGATCAGTATCTTTCTGTACCGAGGGCGTGTTGACAAAGAGATCATCACACAGCTACATGGGAAAGAAACCGGCCTTCGTGATCATGGGGAGCTGATTAAGGTACGTGTAGTACCATACAAGAAACTGTGGCGCACCACGGCAGATGCCAAGGCTTTGGCGGCTGTTGCACTGTTTGAAATGGTTACCAAGGAGGGGCTATTGCCTCCTTCACCAACCTAG
- the LOC107630418 gene encoding nudix hydrolase 14, chloroplastic isoform X1 has protein sequence MAVAIRSASVVLKKKFSPLDAHNSSIWRKKKGFICKMSTSESPNLSHSITLPNKKSEPVRILAEPGVSSSDCRNAIDSSLFKQWLHNLQSETGILADGTLALRQVLIQLDSFWCKQGVDMFGKRIGFLKFKADIYDKQTGKKVPGIVFARGPAVTVLILLESDGETYAVLTEQARVPTGRIILELPAGMLDDDKGDFVGTAVREVEEETGIKLKLEDMVDLTAFLDSSTGCRFFPSPGGCDEEISIFLYRGRVDKEIITQLHGKETGLRDHGELIKVRVVPYKKLWRTTADAKALAAVALFEMVTKEGLLPPSPT, from the exons ATGGCTGTGGCTATTCGCAGTGCCTCCGTCGTATTGAAGAAGAAGTTCAGTCCGCTTGACGCTCATAATAGTAGTAtttggaggaagaagaagggttTCATCTGCAAGATGTCGACCAGCGAGTCACCGAACTTGAGTCACAGTATCACGCTCCCCAATAAAAAGTCCGAACCCGTTCGCATTCTAGCTGAACCCGGTGTCTCCTCTTCTG ATTGCAGGAATGCTATTGATTCCTCTTTATTCAAGCAATGGTTGCATAACTTGCAAAGTGAGACTGGGATTCTAGCTGATGGCACCTTGGCTCTGAGACAAGTTCTAATTCAG TTGGACTCCTTTTGGTGTAAACAGGGTGTAGACATGTTTGGAAAGCGCATTGGGTTTCTCAAATTTAAAGCTGACATTTATGACAAACAAACGGGGAAGAAG GTTCCAGGTATTGTATTTGCAAGAGGACCTGCTGTGACTGTGTTGATACTTCTGGAATCAGATGGTGAAACTTATGCTGTCCTTACTGAACAG gCAAGGGTTCCTACTGGAAGAATTATTTTGGAATTGCCTGCTGGAATGTTGGATGATGACAAGGGTGATTTTGTTGGCACTGCAGTTCGTGAG GTTGAAGAGGAGACTGGCATAAAGTTAAAACTTGAAGACATGGTTGATCTCACTGCTTTCTTGGATTCTTCAACAGGATGCAGATTTTTTCCCTCACCG GGAGGGTGTGATGAAGAGATCAGTATCTTTCTGTACCGAGGGCGTGTTGACAAAGAGATCATCACACAGCTACATGGGAAAGAAACCGGCCTTCGTGATCATGGGGAGCTGATTAAGGTACGTGTAGTACCATACAAGAAACTGTGGCGCACCACGGCAGATGCCAAGGCTTTGGCGGCTGTTGCACTGTTTGAAATGGTTACCAAGGAGGGGCTATTGCCTCCTTCACCAACCTAG
- the LOC107630418 gene encoding nudix hydrolase 14, chloroplastic isoform X3 — MAVAIRSASVVLKKKFSPLDAHNSSIWRKKKGFICKMSTSESPNLSHSITLPNKKSEPVRILAEPGVSSSDCRNAIDSSLFKQWLHNLQSETGILADGTLALRQVLIQVPGIVFARGPAVTVLILLESDGETYAVLTEQARVPTGRIILELPAGMLDDDKGDFVGTAVREVEEETGIKLKLEDMVDLTAFLDSSTGCRFFPSPGGCDEEISIFLYRGRVDKEIITQLHGKETGLRDHGELIKVRVVPYKKLWRTTADAKALAAVALFEMVTKEGLLPPSPT; from the exons ATGGCTGTGGCTATTCGCAGTGCCTCCGTCGTATTGAAGAAGAAGTTCAGTCCGCTTGACGCTCATAATAGTAGTAtttggaggaagaagaagggttTCATCTGCAAGATGTCGACCAGCGAGTCACCGAACTTGAGTCACAGTATCACGCTCCCCAATAAAAAGTCCGAACCCGTTCGCATTCTAGCTGAACCCGGTGTCTCCTCTTCTG ATTGCAGGAATGCTATTGATTCCTCTTTATTCAAGCAATGGTTGCATAACTTGCAAAGTGAGACTGGGATTCTAGCTGATGGCACCTTGGCTCTGAGACAAGTTCTAATTCAG GTTCCAGGTATTGTATTTGCAAGAGGACCTGCTGTGACTGTGTTGATACTTCTGGAATCAGATGGTGAAACTTATGCTGTCCTTACTGAACAG gCAAGGGTTCCTACTGGAAGAATTATTTTGGAATTGCCTGCTGGAATGTTGGATGATGACAAGGGTGATTTTGTTGGCACTGCAGTTCGTGAG GTTGAAGAGGAGACTGGCATAAAGTTAAAACTTGAAGACATGGTTGATCTCACTGCTTTCTTGGATTCTTCAACAGGATGCAGATTTTTTCCCTCACCG GGAGGGTGTGATGAAGAGATCAGTATCTTTCTGTACCGAGGGCGTGTTGACAAAGAGATCATCACACAGCTACATGGGAAAGAAACCGGCCTTCGTGATCATGGGGAGCTGATTAAGGTACGTGTAGTACCATACAAGAAACTGTGGCGCACCACGGCAGATGCCAAGGCTTTGGCGGCTGTTGCACTGTTTGAAATGGTTACCAAGGAGGGGCTATTGCCTCCTTCACCAACCTAG
- the LOC107630418 gene encoding nudix hydrolase 14, chloroplastic isoform X4: MAVAIRSASVVLKKKFSPLDAHNSSIWRKKKGFICKMSTSESPNLSHSITLPNKKSEPVRILAEPGVSSSDCRNAIDSSLFKQWLHNLQSETGILADGTLALRQVLIQLDSFWCKQGVDMFGKRIGFLKFKADIYDKQTGKKVPGIVFARGPAVTVLILLESDGETYAVLTEQARVPTGRIILELPAGMLDDDKGDFVGTAVREVEEETGIKLKLEDMVDLTAFLDSSTGCRFFPSPGVIFSLILGRV; encoded by the exons ATGGCTGTGGCTATTCGCAGTGCCTCCGTCGTATTGAAGAAGAAGTTCAGTCCGCTTGACGCTCATAATAGTAGTAtttggaggaagaagaagggttTCATCTGCAAGATGTCGACCAGCGAGTCACCGAACTTGAGTCACAGTATCACGCTCCCCAATAAAAAGTCCGAACCCGTTCGCATTCTAGCTGAACCCGGTGTCTCCTCTTCTG ATTGCAGGAATGCTATTGATTCCTCTTTATTCAAGCAATGGTTGCATAACTTGCAAAGTGAGACTGGGATTCTAGCTGATGGCACCTTGGCTCTGAGACAAGTTCTAATTCAG TTGGACTCCTTTTGGTGTAAACAGGGTGTAGACATGTTTGGAAAGCGCATTGGGTTTCTCAAATTTAAAGCTGACATTTATGACAAACAAACGGGGAAGAAG GTTCCAGGTATTGTATTTGCAAGAGGACCTGCTGTGACTGTGTTGATACTTCTGGAATCAGATGGTGAAACTTATGCTGTCCTTACTGAACAG gCAAGGGTTCCTACTGGAAGAATTATTTTGGAATTGCCTGCTGGAATGTTGGATGATGACAAGGGTGATTTTGTTGGCACTGCAGTTCGTGAG GTTGAAGAGGAGACTGGCATAAAGTTAAAACTTGAAGACATGGTTGATCTCACTGCTTTCTTGGATTCTTCAACAGGATGCAGATTTTTTCCCTCACCG GGGGTGATCTTTTCACTTATTTTAGGGAGGGTGTGA